From Vibrio splendidus, a single genomic window includes:
- a CDS encoding tetratricopeptide repeat-containing diguanylate cyclase — protein sequence MNRNNVLGSFLLVVLMSVVLGLYLLYPTYDDDLKHIRPENPSVYSPEKELLLSQYGATLIDILDVSRGDPNLAAQQLEALRAKFPHQDKAIYRAYELMILSNLAQHKLDTEAVSEYVRQIKTLAQHEHMGWLKAQSLVELAIEYISKGELAESEIQIRAAIDIAESLHYEELLIKAYNTAGVINNIRNDFPEAQYFFHKGLDLGKKYPQHIYNSKLVSNMALLYIYLEDWPKALKLIKRAKRLYYKSGLLEASTIGVLHVNESFAYLRSGDLVKGREAYQSAAKLNGDNVSERYKIILLKAESDVLLAEKNFELARQVANLCLRYPGVDKYTLQLGQCYLNRALANIGLNRDNFVFADLKRSSAMFDVVGTRSWKVLGLRTLAEYYDSRGDSENALRYFKLYYKGNKALLFDKRQSDIFLLEQDFTTASLAQENELLNAEKELGELTLDKQQLRNRIVVALGIMVMISVALLLIRLRSIQSKNKALVTQSTTCALTGLYNRRYLEQLLTQPMTFNTSRFGISLVILDLDHFKRVNDTFGHDVGDEVLVEVARRVKQHLLPNDVVARWGGEEFVLLLSGSVDPEQQLNVIRLGIAETPIDTHSGSLDLTTSIGASIGIAHEQLNQDTYKKYLKAADDALYQAKESGRNQVIIAES from the coding sequence ATGAATAGAAACAATGTGTTAGGTTCATTCCTTTTAGTGGTGCTAATGAGTGTTGTGCTAGGGCTGTATTTGCTCTATCCAACTTATGACGATGATTTAAAGCACATTCGCCCTGAAAATCCGAGTGTTTATAGTCCAGAGAAAGAGTTATTACTCTCTCAATACGGAGCTACATTGATTGATATTCTCGATGTGTCTCGTGGTGATCCTAATCTAGCTGCCCAACAACTAGAGGCTCTGCGAGCTAAGTTCCCCCATCAAGATAAAGCCATCTATCGTGCCTACGAATTGATGATTTTGTCGAACCTCGCCCAACACAAGCTGGATACCGAAGCGGTTTCAGAATACGTCAGACAGATTAAAACACTCGCACAACACGAACATATGGGTTGGCTAAAGGCCCAATCTCTTGTTGAACTGGCGATCGAATACATCAGTAAGGGCGAGCTAGCGGAATCTGAAATCCAAATCAGAGCAGCGATAGATATCGCGGAATCACTCCACTATGAAGAGTTGTTGATTAAGGCCTATAACACGGCTGGTGTCATCAATAATATTCGCAATGACTTTCCTGAAGCTCAATATTTTTTCCATAAAGGCTTAGACCTTGGCAAGAAGTACCCTCAACACATCTATAACAGTAAGTTAGTGTCTAATATGGCACTGCTTTATATCTATTTAGAAGACTGGCCTAAAGCGCTCAAGTTGATTAAAAGAGCTAAAAGACTCTATTACAAGAGTGGACTACTCGAAGCTTCTACCATCGGTGTGCTGCATGTAAATGAGTCTTTTGCTTATCTGCGCAGTGGTGATTTGGTTAAAGGCCGAGAGGCGTATCAAAGTGCGGCTAAGCTCAATGGCGATAATGTGAGTGAGCGATACAAAATCATCTTGTTGAAAGCAGAGAGTGATGTGTTGTTGGCGGAAAAGAACTTTGAGTTAGCACGGCAGGTCGCAAATTTGTGTCTCAGATATCCGGGAGTGGACAAATACACACTTCAACTGGGTCAGTGTTACTTAAACAGAGCCTTAGCAAATATCGGTTTGAACCGAGATAATTTTGTCTTTGCTGATCTTAAGCGATCGTCTGCAATGTTCGACGTTGTGGGTACTCGCAGTTGGAAAGTCCTCGGTTTAAGAACACTTGCTGAATATTACGATTCGAGAGGCGACAGCGAAAACGCACTTCGTTACTTTAAACTCTACTACAAAGGTAACAAAGCGCTGTTGTTTGATAAGCGTCAGAGCGATATCTTTTTACTAGAGCAAGATTTCACCACGGCATCATTAGCCCAAGAAAATGAACTGCTTAACGCAGAAAAAGAGCTTGGTGAGCTGACGTTAGATAAGCAGCAGTTACGAAATCGAATTGTTGTCGCGTTGGGAATAATGGTGATGATCAGTGTCGCATTGTTGTTGATAAGGCTTCGCAGCATTCAAAGTAAAAATAAAGCGTTGGTCACCCAATCTACAACGTGTGCGCTAACGGGTTTATACAACCGACGCTATCTAGAGCAGTTGTTAACTCAGCCAATGACATTTAATACTTCACGGTTTGGAATCAGTTTAGTTATTTTAGATCTTGACCACTTTAAGCGCGTTAATGACACCTTTGGACATGATGTTGGTGATGAGGTATTGGTGGAAGTCGCAAGGCGAGTTAAACAACATTTGCTTCCGAATGACGTAGTGGCTCGCTGGGGTGGTGAAGAATTTGTCCTGTTGCTATCTGGATCCGTCGATCCTGAGCAACAATTGAACGTTATCCGTTTAGGCATTGCTGAAACGCCAATTGATACGCACTCCGGCTCTTTAGACCTCACCACATCGATAGGGGCGTCGATTGGTATTGCTCATGAGCAACTCAATCAAGATACTTACAAGAAGTACCTCAAAGCCGCGGATGATGCATTATATCAAGCGAAGGAGTCGGGTAGGAATCAAGTCATCATCGCTGAAAGTTAA
- a CDS encoding YfjI family protein: MLYQFPISSEAFPIVSASSLITKAYMEAKSITQAPDSMIYMTAISSVSLALQGVIDVEIPTGKVSPVSLMGLTIAESGERKSSVENLFTKGIKSFQKENIECYQTQFREYQIQLELHEKKVARIKKLVNLDDELECESMAKQLLELEEKKPIKPKLDLLSYEDSTIEALLSGLSENVPNAFLGSSEGGVLLNSRAMAQTASLNAIWSGDDVTVNRKTTGSYTVESARLTVHIMTQSSALDRFIKKSKDSVRGNGFLARLLVCAPSSNIGFRQSTGIGYSRAGIQAFNDKLYHWLSESQDIFDYTNRKIVRFSNEAKKIWQDVYNDIEVKMRPNGIFQQVADHASKLPENIARLAALIHCFNGDLNDEISAETLLESIYLMSYFSGQFVKVFSAPPKCAVDAQNLIQWFLTLSNSGVRYIKRNDIFQFGPYGTRNKKNLEQALEYLKPNYILSEIMIKPKTRVVDLFPNYQHDEAKLILDLGLKPYI, from the coding sequence ATGTTATATCAATTTCCAATTTCGTCGGAGGCCTTTCCCATTGTCTCTGCGTCATCACTAATCACTAAAGCCTATATGGAGGCTAAATCCATCACGCAAGCGCCTGATTCGATGATCTATATGACCGCTATTAGTTCCGTTTCACTCGCATTGCAAGGCGTTATTGATGTAGAAATACCCACGGGAAAAGTAAGCCCTGTCTCTTTAATGGGGTTAACGATTGCAGAATCAGGAGAGCGTAAATCATCGGTAGAGAATCTATTCACAAAAGGAATCAAATCGTTTCAGAAAGAAAATATCGAATGCTATCAAACACAGTTTAGGGAGTACCAAATTCAACTTGAGTTGCATGAAAAAAAAGTCGCTCGTATAAAAAAGTTAGTCAATTTAGATGATGAACTTGAATGTGAGTCAATGGCAAAGCAGTTACTCGAACTCGAAGAAAAAAAACCAATTAAACCAAAACTCGATTTGCTCTCATATGAAGATAGTACTATTGAAGCATTGCTGAGTGGTCTCAGTGAGAATGTACCAAATGCTTTTCTTGGGTCTAGTGAAGGGGGAGTATTACTTAACAGCCGAGCGATGGCACAAACGGCTAGCCTAAATGCAATTTGGAGTGGTGATGATGTTACTGTCAATAGGAAAACAACAGGATCATATACGGTAGAAAGCGCTCGGTTAACCGTTCATATAATGACTCAATCAAGTGCGCTAGATCGCTTTATAAAAAAATCAAAGGATAGTGTGCGTGGTAACGGATTCTTGGCTCGTCTTCTTGTTTGTGCGCCATCATCCAATATCGGCTTTAGACAGTCTACAGGGATAGGTTACTCACGAGCCGGTATACAGGCTTTTAACGATAAGCTTTATCATTGGCTATCGGAATCCCAAGATATTTTTGATTACACCAATAGAAAAATCGTTCGATTCTCCAATGAAGCTAAAAAAATATGGCAGGATGTTTACAACGATATTGAAGTAAAGATGAGACCTAACGGTATCTTTCAGCAAGTTGCAGATCATGCCTCAAAGTTACCAGAAAATATAGCTAGGTTAGCCGCTTTAATTCATTGCTTTAATGGTGACTTAAATGATGAAATTTCTGCGGAAACACTCCTAGAGTCAATTTATTTAATGAGCTATTTTTCTGGTCAGTTTGTGAAAGTGTTTTCTGCCCCTCCGAAATGTGCAGTAGATGCCCAGAATTTAATACAATGGTTTCTAACGCTTTCAAATTCAGGCGTTAGATATATTAAGCGAAATGATATTTTTCAATTTGGGCCATATGGGACAAGAAACAAAAAAAACCTAGAACAAGCATTAGAGTATCTAAAACCCAATTATATATTAAGTGAAATTATGATTAAACCAAAGACAAGGGTCGTCGATCTCTTTCCTAACTATCAACATGATGAGGCTAAACTTATTCTTGATTTGGGATTGAAGCCTTATATTTGA
- a CDS encoding inovirus Gp2 family protein, whose protein sequence is MNLIKTGVFNGYRVIFKHGPLIQRILMANELMMVKSLSDHNRLLVMRFELKFPKGYSGPTEIISKFFDSLRFKIKYDLRRKSKNRNRKVNCNINYVWVKELSGNEGWHYHVALVLNYNVYKGFGKIGSTRNNTINRISEAWASAIKCKVNDVKGLVHIPKKNPVYELNKNSSSFYDTFYAVMFRLSYLAKLKTKPYGGNARVRFYGTSKS, encoded by the coding sequence ATGAATTTAATTAAAACAGGAGTGTTCAATGGTTACCGTGTGATATTTAAACATGGTCCATTAATACAAAGAATATTAATGGCGAATGAACTAATGATGGTTAAATCTTTGTCTGATCATAACCGTCTTCTTGTTATGCGCTTTGAGCTGAAGTTTCCTAAAGGTTACTCAGGACCTACTGAGATAATATCGAAGTTTTTTGATTCTCTTCGTTTTAAAATCAAATATGACTTAAGAAGAAAAAGTAAAAATAGGAATCGTAAAGTTAATTGCAACATTAACTACGTATGGGTAAAAGAGTTGAGTGGTAACGAAGGTTGGCATTACCATGTTGCTCTAGTTCTAAATTACAATGTGTATAAAGGGTTTGGAAAGATTGGTAGTACTAGAAATAATACCATTAATCGTATTTCAGAGGCTTGGGCGAGTGCAATAAAATGTAAAGTGAATGATGTGAAGGGGTTGGTTCATATTCCAAAGAAAAATCCAGTATATGAATTAAATAAGAACTCCTCCTCATTTTATGACACATTTTATGCTGTAATGTTTAGGTTAAGTTATTTGGCGAAGTTAAAAACAAAGCCTTATGGTGGTAATGCTAGGGTGCGTTTTTACGGGACGAGTAAGAGTTAA
- a CDS encoding M20/M25/M40 family metallo-hydrolase has protein sequence MTQINEQRLVEHFCNLVKIDSESRNEKAIAEALAEQLGELGFEVHKLAVPTEVSNGFNIYARLDGTLPGSTVFSCHMDTVTPGIGIEPIIEDGIIRSKGNTILGGDDKSGIAAIMEAVRVIQAEGQAHKTIEIAFTVFEEGGLFGSLNFDMSYIQSEHAIVLDTGGPIGTIVNAAPGQQKIVAKIKGRPAHAGLAPEEGISAIQVAADAITKMNLLRIDEETTANVGIVEGGQATNIVMPELKVVAEARSLNGEKLTAQVEHMISTFQESAKQFGAEVEIESTRAYDAFVIADDHPHILSIKSAFEKLGVTANTKRTGGGSDANNFNAKGLTTVNLSTGMAKVHTTEEYIAVKDMVAITEFVVAYVTQ, from the coding sequence ATGACCCAAATTAATGAACAACGTCTTGTAGAACATTTCTGCAATCTAGTGAAAATTGATAGTGAATCTCGTAATGAAAAAGCGATTGCTGAAGCTTTGGCTGAACAACTTGGTGAACTAGGCTTTGAAGTTCACAAACTGGCTGTCCCTACAGAAGTGTCTAACGGTTTCAACATCTACGCTCGTCTAGATGGCACTCTTCCAGGCAGCACAGTATTCAGTTGCCACATGGACACAGTAACGCCAGGTATCGGCATTGAGCCAATCATCGAAGACGGTATCATCCGTTCAAAAGGTAACACAATTCTAGGTGGCGACGATAAGTCTGGTATCGCAGCTATTATGGAAGCGGTTCGCGTAATCCAAGCTGAAGGCCAAGCACACAAAACCATAGAAATCGCGTTCACCGTATTCGAAGAAGGCGGTCTATTCGGTTCTCTGAATTTCGATATGTCTTACATTCAATCTGAGCACGCTATCGTACTTGATACAGGTGGCCCAATTGGCACCATCGTAAACGCAGCTCCGGGTCAGCAGAAGATTGTTGCGAAGATCAAAGGTCGCCCTGCTCACGCTGGTTTAGCGCCAGAAGAAGGCATCAGCGCAATTCAAGTGGCAGCAGACGCAATCACTAAGATGAACCTACTTCGTATCGATGAAGAAACGACAGCAAACGTCGGTATTGTTGAAGGCGGTCAAGCGACTAACATCGTAATGCCAGAGCTTAAAGTCGTAGCTGAAGCGCGTTCTCTAAACGGCGAAAAGCTAACGGCTCAAGTTGAGCACATGATCTCTACATTCCAAGAGAGTGCGAAGCAGTTCGGCGCTGAAGTAGAAATCGAATCTACTCGTGCTTACGATGCATTCGTGATTGCAGACGATCACCCGCATATTCTTTCTATCAAATCAGCGTTTGAGAAGCTTGGCGTAACGGCGAACACTAAACGCACTGGTGGTGGTAGCGATGCAAACAACTTCAACGCGAAAGGCCTAACAACGGTTAACCTTTCTACTGGTATGGCGAAAGTTCACACCACTGAAGAATACATTGCAGTGAAAGACATGGTTGCAATCACTGAGTTTGTAGTGGCTTACGTAACACAATAA
- a CDS encoding AlpA family phage regulatory protein, producing MLSTHSELRSNQILRLKDVMLMTGLSRSTIYDKQNPSSKRFDPSFPQKIKLGARAVGWLMGDMQTWLNLMRNNSIAGRD from the coding sequence ATGTTATCTACTCACTCAGAACTTCGTTCAAACCAAATTCTTCGACTTAAGGATGTCATGTTAATGACGGGCCTTTCTCGGTCGACTATCTATGACAAACAAAACCCTTCATCAAAACGTTTTGACCCTTCATTTCCTCAGAAAATCAAACTAGGCGCAAGAGCGGTAGGTTGGTTGATGGGGGATATGCAAACTTGGTTAAATTTGATGAGAAACAACTCTATCGCAGGGCGTGATTAG
- a CDS encoding DUF2726 domain-containing protein — MTNIFIVVIVLVVFFYFIQKYLVKHDDTKDHAYQKKGSLMSAQQATFYNALKSAVGNHGEVFAKVSMSNVLVPAKANNKKNWFIANNKISRSYFDFVVCDPRTLEPRVIIELDNGKELNKGKADREKLLIHVCKSAGLPLIGASIKHSYQVSRLKRLLAAHIDLIEPSKEVRFCKKCGSPMIIKLASQGDYKGRRFFTCSRQPNCTYTENYNVVFDVDEDSN, encoded by the coding sequence ATGACTAATATCTTTATCGTTGTAATTGTTCTGGTTGTGTTCTTTTACTTTATCCAAAAGTATCTAGTGAAGCATGACGACACCAAAGATCATGCTTATCAGAAAAAAGGGTCGTTGATGTCGGCGCAACAGGCGACATTTTATAACGCACTTAAATCTGCAGTGGGTAACCATGGCGAAGTGTTTGCCAAGGTCAGCATGTCGAACGTTCTTGTTCCTGCTAAGGCGAACAACAAGAAGAATTGGTTTATCGCCAACAACAAAATCTCACGTAGCTACTTTGATTTTGTCGTCTGCGACCCGCGAACGTTAGAGCCCCGCGTGATCATCGAACTTGATAACGGCAAAGAGCTCAACAAGGGAAAGGCCGATCGAGAAAAGCTACTGATCCACGTGTGTAAATCGGCAGGCTTGCCACTGATTGGTGCATCTATTAAACACAGCTACCAAGTGAGCCGTTTGAAGAGGTTACTGGCAGCACACATCGATTTAATCGAGCCATCAAAAGAAGTTCGATTCTGTAAGAAGTGCGGCAGCCCGATGATCATCAAACTGGCCAGCCAAGGCGATTACAAAGGCCGACGATTCTTCACTTGTAGCCGTCAACCAAACTGTACGTATACAGAGAACTACAACGTTGTATTCGATGTGGATGAAGATTCTAACTAA
- a CDS encoding integrase domain-containing protein produces MARKTTPLTATQILQAKPKEKEYSLLDGDGLALRIKPNGSKLWLLNYYRPITRKRANLSIGKYPSVSLAKARTKAIEARELLADGIDPKEHRDTTLREKQLELSNTLQSVFDDWLEVKKTSVKEQTAKKLEQRIEKYLLPDLGKLPLGDITAPQAIKTIKPIANQGKLETVGRLCRNLNEIMTFAVNTGVIEHNKLAGIGKAFETAKVTNQASLTPDELPELLKTISYASIKPITRCLLEWQLHTMTRPAETAGARWDEIDREKMLWVIPAERMKKGRVHTVPLTKQTLDLLETIDFITGDSEYLFPADKSNKNHINKETANKALVRMGMKGRQTSHGLRALASTTLNEQNFDPDIIEAALSHVDRDKVRSAYNRTDYLERRKVLMAWWSDHIEEAATGSLSMSGKKSLKAVG; encoded by the coding sequence ATGGCTAGGAAAACAACCCCATTAACAGCGACTCAGATCTTACAAGCAAAACCAAAAGAAAAGGAATATAGCCTGCTCGATGGTGATGGTCTTGCATTGAGAATAAAGCCCAATGGTTCCAAATTGTGGCTCCTTAACTATTACCGTCCAATTACTCGTAAACGAGCAAACCTCAGTATTGGTAAATACCCATCTGTATCGCTTGCTAAAGCTCGAACCAAAGCTATTGAAGCTAGAGAACTACTTGCTGATGGTATTGACCCTAAAGAGCACCGTGACACTACTCTTAGAGAAAAACAGTTAGAATTGTCGAATACGTTACAGTCGGTATTTGATGACTGGCTTGAAGTTAAGAAAACAAGTGTCAAAGAGCAAACGGCCAAGAAACTAGAACAAAGAATTGAGAAGTACCTCTTACCTGACCTTGGTAAGTTACCTCTTGGTGACATAACTGCCCCCCAAGCGATCAAGACAATTAAACCCATTGCGAACCAAGGTAAATTAGAAACAGTAGGGCGATTGTGTCGCAACCTCAATGAGATAATGACCTTTGCAGTAAATACGGGTGTGATTGAGCACAACAAGCTCGCAGGTATTGGTAAAGCCTTTGAAACTGCCAAGGTAACCAATCAAGCTTCGTTAACTCCTGATGAACTTCCTGAACTCCTCAAGACCATAAGCTATGCATCGATTAAACCTATCACTCGCTGCTTGCTAGAATGGCAACTTCACACCATGACAAGACCTGCTGAAACGGCCGGGGCACGTTGGGATGAAATTGATAGAGAAAAGATGCTTTGGGTCATTCCTGCTGAACGAATGAAAAAGGGAAGAGTGCATACTGTCCCTTTAACAAAACAAACTCTAGATCTATTGGAAACCATTGATTTCATCACGGGTGATAGTGAATACCTATTCCCTGCTGACAAAAGTAACAAAAATCACATCAACAAAGAGACAGCAAATAAGGCATTAGTAAGAATGGGCATGAAGGGCAGGCAAACGTCTCATGGTTTACGCGCATTAGCCAGTACCACTCTAAATGAACAGAACTTTGATCCAGACATTATTGAAGCTGCACTTTCTCATGTGGATAGGGATAAGGTAAGAAGCGCATACAACCGCACTGATTACCTTGAACGTCGTAAAGTTCTAATGGCGTGGTGGAGTGATCATATTGAAGAAGCTGCAACGGGAAGCTTGTCGATGAGTGGTAAAAAGAGCCTTAAGGCTGTGGGTTAG